A stretch of the Leptospira bandrabouensis genome encodes the following:
- a CDS encoding efflux RND transporter permease subunit: AALLAITLDPAFRMLFTRMDPFTKFTPIINSILTHIFVGKYYSEDNHPISKRLYSFYEPIVKKVLIHPKLTITFAIGLFVLTIPIYFKLGTEFLPPLNEGSILYMPTTLPGISIGEAERVLKLMDQRLSSFPEVKSVYGKAGRAETSTDPSPISMFEIVITLKPEKEWRPGISKEGLVREMNEKLTIPGFSNAWTQPIRARIDMLSTGIRTPIGIKVLGENLEEIQEVGIHIENVLKNREGVRSIFAERTSGGYYIDIKIKRELAAKYGLTVEGIQKTILSALGGETISTTIEKRERYSIQIRYPREYRDSLEMISKVLIPIQKGAHIPLSYLASIEYNIGPTMIRDENGFLTGYVYLDTTESDLLGFVDRMKTIVTSEIDLPKGVFLEWSGQYENIIRVRNRMFIVVPITLVLIFFLLYMNTKSITKTAIVLTAVPFSMIGAFWLLFVLDYQISVAVWVGIVALLGLDAETGVFMLMYLDLSYEKHKNSNRLKTIGDLKLAIIEGAVHRVRPKMMTVLSGFIGLLPIMWATGSGSDLMKRIATPMVGGLATSFVLELIVYPAIYFLWKRGELDRENRVMLS; encoded by the coding sequence CCATTAGTAAAAGGTTATATTCTTTTTATGAACCGATTGTCAAAAAAGTATTAATCCATCCAAAGTTAACTATAACATTCGCGATTGGACTTTTTGTATTAACAATTCCCATTTATTTTAAACTAGGAACTGAATTTTTGCCTCCACTCAATGAAGGATCTATTCTTTATATGCCCACTACCTTACCCGGAATTAGCATTGGTGAGGCGGAACGAGTGCTAAAGCTCATGGACCAAAGGTTGTCTAGTTTTCCTGAAGTAAAATCAGTTTATGGCAAAGCCGGAAGGGCTGAAACTTCTACGGATCCATCTCCTATTTCTATGTTCGAAATAGTCATTACTTTGAAACCGGAAAAAGAATGGAGGCCCGGCATTTCCAAAGAAGGCCTTGTCAGAGAGATGAACGAGAAGCTTACGATTCCTGGTTTTTCTAATGCCTGGACACAACCGATTCGTGCGCGTATCGATATGTTATCAACGGGGATTCGGACACCAATTGGAATTAAAGTATTAGGTGAAAACTTGGAAGAAATTCAAGAAGTGGGAATCCATATTGAGAACGTGCTAAAAAACAGAGAGGGCGTTCGTTCTATATTTGCGGAAAGAACTTCGGGGGGATATTATATTGATATAAAAATAAAACGTGAGTTAGCTGCAAAATATGGGCTTACTGTCGAAGGAATTCAAAAAACAATTCTTTCTGCTTTGGGAGGGGAAACCATTTCCACCACGATTGAAAAAAGAGAAAGGTATTCAATTCAAATTCGTTATCCAAGAGAGTATAGAGATAGTTTGGAAATGATTTCTAAGGTTTTGATTCCTATACAGAAAGGGGCACACATACCTTTAAGTTATCTTGCATCCATTGAATACAATATTGGGCCAACGATGATCCGAGATGAAAATGGATTTTTAACCGGGTATGTTTATTTGGATACCACGGAGAGTGACTTACTCGGTTTTGTCGACCGAATGAAAACGATTGTAACATCGGAAATTGATTTGCCTAAAGGTGTTTTTTTGGAATGGAGTGGGCAATATGAAAATATCATTCGAGTTCGAAACCGGATGTTCATTGTGGTTCCCATCACTTTGGTTTTGATTTTCTTTTTACTTTATATGAATACTAAATCGATAACAAAAACAGCAATCGTTTTGACTGCGGTTCCTTTCTCCATGATTGGTGCATTCTGGCTTCTATTTGTTTTGGATTATCAGATTTCGGTAGCAGTTTGGGTGGGGATTGTCGCATTACTCGGACTAGATGCTGAAACGGGTGTGTTTATGTTAATGTATTTGGATCTTTCCTATGAAAAACATAAAAATTCTAATCGTCTAAAAACAATTGGCGATTTGAAATTAGCCATTATCGAAGGTGCGGTTCACAGAGTTCGTCCCAAAATGATGACTGTCCTTTCTGGATTTATAGGATTGTTGCCAATCATGTGGGCCACTGGTTCTGGATCGGATTTGATGAAAAGAATAGCAACTCCAATGGTCGGAGGGCTTGCAACAAGTTTTGTCTTAGAGCTTATTGTTTATCCTGCGATTTATTTCCTTTGGAAAAGGGGAGAGCTAGATAGAGAAAATCGTGTAATGTTAAGTTAA